In Amycolatopsis coloradensis, one genomic interval encodes:
- a CDS encoding LpqB family beta-propeller domain-containing protein → MKRLLPLLAVLLLLAGCANIPLESQPAVVSGDKAGQAPADVAEPAAGIDPLTVTRQFIRNSATPGTANADARVYLDEEGRRNWKPSPGLTIIDDTFGTVYDTSSSSGNPDEQVVNVRGFKLGNLSPDSAFIPVKAEYSQQFKLRKQPNGQWRIMDPPQELAVTDEDFALNYFRVPISFYSPDSGAFVPDLRYVAAKPQAGLPGRVMDLVLQGPSEGLKGAVKDLLGDQVTTESNVRSTDDGTLDINLTGVGGASLADRNLIAAQIVLSLQTVTLSRIRLLADGTALVPDHEYWRASELPNYNVDIAPNSELLGLMTVNGRVRSLGDGQPVGGPAGNGGYKVVSAAQSVDGKRLAVVEERDGRQWLRVGDLGHDLASVDLFGGSLSRPTWRPVARGGGLSGEVWTVVDHNTVARVTLAADGRWVKAGVDATMLTGLGQITELRLSRDGSRLAAVVNGQLVVASIVRTADSVALRAPRKLQERDLKDVVDVDWATQDHLIAATSSTSLPVVKVPLDGQRMDAFNSSNLTPPVHGVTAAPSRQNLVADAGGLWVASELGEVWRPQAHTVTDADPFYPG, encoded by the coding sequence GTGAAACGGCTCCTGCCCCTGCTCGCGGTGTTGCTGCTGCTCGCGGGCTGCGCGAACATCCCGCTCGAATCCCAGCCCGCCGTCGTCTCCGGGGACAAAGCCGGTCAGGCGCCGGCGGACGTCGCCGAACCGGCGGCCGGGATCGACCCGCTGACCGTCACCCGCCAGTTCATCCGCAACTCCGCGACCCCGGGCACGGCGAACGCCGACGCGCGGGTCTACCTCGACGAAGAAGGCCGGCGCAACTGGAAGCCGTCGCCGGGGCTGACGATCATCGACGACACCTTCGGCACCGTTTACGACACATCGTCGTCGTCGGGGAACCCGGACGAGCAGGTGGTGAACGTCCGCGGGTTCAAACTCGGCAACCTGAGCCCCGACAGCGCGTTCATCCCGGTGAAGGCCGAGTACTCCCAGCAATTCAAACTGCGGAAGCAGCCGAACGGCCAGTGGCGGATCATGGACCCGCCGCAGGAACTCGCCGTCACCGACGAGGATTTCGCGCTCAACTACTTCCGGGTGCCGATCAGCTTCTACTCGCCCGACTCCGGCGCCTTCGTCCCCGACCTCCGCTACGTCGCGGCGAAACCGCAGGCCGGATTGCCCGGCCGGGTGATGGACCTGGTGCTGCAGGGACCGTCCGAAGGGCTGAAGGGCGCGGTCAAGGACCTGCTCGGCGACCAGGTCACCACCGAAAGCAACGTCCGCAGCACGGACGACGGGACACTGGACATCAACCTGACCGGCGTCGGCGGGGCCAGTCTCGCGGACCGCAACCTGATCGCCGCGCAGATCGTCCTCTCGCTGCAGACGGTGACGCTGAGCCGGATCCGGCTGCTGGCCGACGGCACCGCGCTGGTGCCGGACCACGAATACTGGCGCGCCAGCGAGCTGCCCAACTACAACGTGGACATCGCGCCCAACTCGGAACTGCTGGGGCTGATGACCGTGAACGGGCGGGTCCGGTCGCTCGGCGACGGACAGCCGGTCGGTGGTCCCGCGGGCAACGGCGGGTACAAGGTGGTCAGCGCCGCGCAGTCCGTCGACGGGAAACGGCTCGCGGTGGTCGAAGAACGCGACGGCAGGCAGTGGCTCCGGGTGGGCGACCTCGGGCACGACCTCGCCTCGGTGGACCTGTTCGGCGGCAGCCTGAGCCGTCCCACCTGGCGCCCGGTCGCCCGTGGCGGCGGGCTCTCGGGCGAGGTCTGGACGGTCGTCGACCACAACACCGTCGCCAGGGTCACCCTGGCCGCGGACGGCCGCTGGGTGAAGGCCGGCGTCGACGCGACCATGCTCACCGGCCTCGGCCAGATCACCGAACTGCGCCTTTCGCGCGACGGATCGCGGCTGGCCGCCGTGGTCAACGGGCAGCTGGTGGTCGCCTCGATCGTGCGGACGGCGGACTCGGTGGCCCTGCGGGCGCCGCGGAAACTGCAGGAACGCGACCTCAAGGACGTGGTCGACGTCGACTGGGCGACCCAGGACCACCTGATCGCCGCGACCTCGTCGACCTCGCTGCCGGTGGTCAAGGTGCCGCTGGACGGGCAGCGGATGGACGCGTTCAACAGCTCGAACCTGACCCCGCCGGTGCACGGCGTCACCGCGGCGCCGAGCAGGCAGAACCTGGTCGCGGACGCGGGCGGGCTGTGGGTCGCCTCCGAGCTGGGCGAAGTCTGGCGGCCGCAGGCGCACACCGTCACCGACGCGGACCCGTTCTACCCAGGCTGA
- a CDS encoding ComF family protein yields the protein MSKLLDLLIPARCASCGAPGAPCCATCQTAWGSLSEIIRGPTAGLVPVYALTPYAGEARRLILAYKERGRRDLAPSLGRAIAEALAQLPDPEPEPCLVPVPSRRHASRVRGGPHVRRVAEECVKVLRGKGKVATVAPVLKLRSGVRDAVGLSRAERSANLDGRIRLAPGACREKVVLLDDVITTGATAAACTRFLDINGIHVSAVVALAAAGRSRCHLQE from the coding sequence ATGTCCAAGCTCCTGGATCTCCTCATCCCCGCCCGCTGCGCGTCCTGCGGAGCGCCGGGCGCGCCCTGCTGTGCCACCTGTCAGACCGCTTGGGGTTCGCTCAGCGAGATCATCCGCGGCCCGACGGCCGGTCTCGTGCCCGTGTACGCCCTGACCCCCTACGCCGGCGAGGCCCGCCGCCTGATCCTCGCCTACAAGGAACGCGGCCGCCGCGACCTCGCTCCTTCCCTGGGGCGGGCGATCGCCGAAGCCCTCGCCCAGTTGCCCGATCCGGAGCCGGAACCTTGTCTCGTTCCGGTGCCCTCGCGGCGGCACGCCTCCCGTGTGCGCGGCGGGCCGCACGTCCGGCGGGTTGCCGAAGAATGCGTGAAAGTACTAAGGGGCAAGGGAAAAGTCGCGACAGTGGCGCCGGTTCTCAAGCTGCGGTCCGGAGTTCGCGACGCCGTGGGACTCAGCCGGGCCGAGCGGTCGGCGAACCTTGACGGCCGGATCCGCCTCGCTCCCGGAGCCTGCCGGGAGAAGGTCGTCCTCCTTGACGACGTCATCACAACCGGAGCGACCGCCGCCGCTTGTACGCGGTTTTTGGACATAAACGGAATTCACGTTTCCGCGGTGGTGGCGCTGGCCGCCGCCGGGCGATCGCGCTGTCACCTACAAGAGTGA
- the hpf gene encoding ribosome hibernation-promoting factor, HPF/YfiA family — MDIVVKGRNVEVPDHYRALVSEKLARLERYDKKVIRYDVELFHEPNRRQSKNCQRVEITGKGRGPAVRAEACAGDFYAALDSALNKLENRLRKTHDRRRVHYGRSRPESVAEATSMAAAGGMTTDTRHLAGTAVLEAPEAEPMANGFAVEGGDFEMPQQQRWDDGVTEHQPGRVVREKKHDAEPMTVDQALYEMELVGHDFYLFNDADAGCPSVVYRRRGFDYGVIRLS, encoded by the coding sequence ATGGACATCGTCGTTAAGGGCCGCAACGTGGAGGTGCCCGACCACTATCGGGCACTCGTCAGCGAAAAGCTGGCCCGGCTAGAGCGCTACGACAAGAAGGTCATCCGTTACGACGTGGAGCTCTTCCACGAGCCCAATCGCCGGCAGTCGAAGAACTGCCAGCGCGTCGAAATCACCGGTAAGGGCCGAGGCCCCGCCGTACGCGCCGAAGCGTGTGCCGGCGACTTCTACGCAGCGCTGGATTCCGCACTGAACAAGCTCGAAAACAGGTTGCGGAAGACACACGACCGCCGGCGCGTGCACTACGGCCGCAGCCGCCCGGAATCCGTCGCCGAGGCGACTTCGATGGCGGCCGCCGGTGGAATGACCACCGACACCCGACATCTGGCGGGTACCGCTGTGCTCGAAGCGCCTGAGGCCGAACCCATGGCCAACGGTTTCGCTGTCGAGGGCGGTGACTTCGAGATGCCCCAGCAGCAGCGCTGGGACGACGGGGTGACCGAACACCAGCCCGGTCGCGTCGTCCGCGAGAAGAAGCATGACGCGGAGCCCATGACGGTCGACCAGGCTCTCTACGAGATGGAACTGGTCGGTCACGACTTCTACCTGTTCAACGACGCCGACGCCGGGTGCCCGAGCGTCGTCTACCGGAGGCGAGGCTTCGACTACGGCGTCATCCGGCTGAGCTAG
- the secA gene encoding preprotein translocase subunit SecA yields the protein MVLNRLLRAGEGKMVKRLRHIADHINTLEDDVKDLSDSALRAKTDEFRKRHADGESLDDLLPEAFAVAREAAWRVLGQRPYDVQLMGGAALHLGQVSEMKTGEGKTLTQVLPAYLNAVSGKGVHVITVNDYLAKRDAEWMGRIHRFLGLEVGVILADQTPEVRRQQYAADITHGTNNEFGFDYLRDNMAWSLEDCVQRGHNFAIVDEVDSILIDEARTPLIISGPADQSSRWYIEFARMTPLMKPDVHYEVDIRKRTVGVTEKGVAFVEDQLGIDNLYEAANTPLVGYLNNALKVKELYKRDKDYIVRDGEVLIVDEFTGRILHGRRYNEGMHQAIEAKEGVEIKAENQTLATITLQNYFRLYDKLAGMTGTAETEAAEFHQTYKLGVVPIPTNKPMVRADQADLIYKTEQAKFEAVAEDIAERHEKGQPVLVGTTSVEKSEHLSKLLLKLGVPHEVLNAKHHDREALIVARAGRKGAVTVATNMAGRGTDIVLGGNPDIIADEVLRDRGLDPVEHSEEYEAAWPKVLEEVQADTKAEAEEVRAAGGLYVLGTERHESRRIDNQLRGRSGRQGDPGESRFYLSLGDELMRRFNATMVERVMTTMRLPDDVPIEHKMVSKAIKSAQTQVEQQNMEIRKNVLKYDEVMNEQRKVIYAERLRVLEGEDLREQIEHMLVDVINAYVTEETSTGYSEDWDHEKLWTALKQLYPVKVTWEELTEDDDLDADKLREALLEDAHRAYDEREAEIDAKVGEGAMRSLERQVMLTVLDRKWREHLYEMDYLKEGIGMRALAQRDPVIEYQREGYDMFRAMLESLKEEAVGFLFNLQVEQAEPTTPAPESASALPAGVGSGNGQAANGDGRHARPTPPQAPATDTESVPSALRGKGLGGGSRSGLTMSGPSEDGGVESHSDSAGSAGGDQSGTRRERRAAQRASQKKGKKGPRR from the coding sequence ATGGTGCTGAACCGCCTGCTCCGCGCGGGCGAGGGCAAAATGGTGAAGCGGCTGCGACACATCGCCGATCACATCAACACCCTCGAAGACGACGTCAAGGATCTGTCGGACTCCGCGCTGCGGGCCAAGACCGACGAGTTCCGTAAACGGCACGCGGACGGCGAGTCCCTCGACGACCTCCTGCCGGAGGCCTTCGCGGTGGCGAGGGAGGCGGCTTGGCGCGTGCTCGGCCAGCGGCCCTACGACGTCCAGCTGATGGGCGGCGCCGCGCTGCACCTCGGCCAGGTCTCCGAGATGAAGACCGGTGAGGGCAAGACCCTGACCCAGGTCCTCCCCGCGTACCTGAACGCCGTCTCCGGCAAGGGCGTGCACGTCATCACGGTGAACGACTACCTCGCCAAACGTGACGCCGAGTGGATGGGCCGCATCCACCGCTTCCTCGGCCTCGAGGTCGGCGTCATCCTGGCCGACCAGACCCCCGAGGTCCGTCGCCAGCAGTACGCCGCCGACATCACGCACGGCACGAACAACGAGTTCGGCTTCGACTACCTCCGCGACAACATGGCGTGGAGCCTCGAAGACTGCGTGCAGCGCGGCCACAACTTCGCGATCGTCGACGAGGTGGACTCCATCCTCATCGACGAGGCCAGGACGCCGCTGATCATCTCGGGCCCGGCCGACCAGTCCTCGCGCTGGTACATCGAGTTCGCCCGGATGACCCCGCTGATGAAGCCGGACGTCCACTACGAGGTGGACATCCGCAAGCGCACCGTCGGTGTCACCGAGAAGGGTGTCGCGTTCGTCGAGGACCAGCTCGGCATCGACAACCTCTACGAGGCCGCGAACACGCCGCTGGTCGGCTACCTGAACAACGCGCTGAAGGTCAAGGAGCTCTACAAGCGCGACAAGGACTACATCGTCCGTGACGGTGAGGTCCTCATCGTCGACGAGTTCACCGGCCGCATCCTGCACGGCCGCCGCTACAACGAGGGCATGCACCAGGCGATCGAGGCCAAGGAAGGCGTCGAGATCAAGGCCGAGAACCAGACGCTCGCCACGATCACGCTGCAGAACTACTTCCGGCTCTACGACAAGCTGGCGGGTATGACCGGTACCGCCGAGACCGAGGCGGCCGAGTTCCACCAGACCTACAAGCTGGGTGTGGTGCCGATCCCGACCAACAAGCCGATGGTCCGCGCCGACCAGGCCGACCTGATCTACAAGACCGAGCAGGCCAAGTTCGAGGCCGTCGCCGAGGACATCGCCGAGAGGCACGAGAAGGGCCAGCCGGTGCTGGTCGGCACCACGAGCGTCGAGAAGTCCGAGCACCTGTCGAAGCTGCTGCTCAAGCTGGGTGTCCCGCACGAGGTCCTCAACGCCAAGCATCACGATCGGGAGGCGCTGATCGTCGCCCGCGCCGGGCGCAAGGGCGCGGTCACGGTCGCCACCAACATGGCGGGCCGCGGTACCGACATCGTGCTCGGCGGCAACCCGGACATCATCGCCGACGAGGTGCTGCGCGACCGCGGCCTCGACCCGGTGGAGCACTCCGAGGAGTACGAGGCCGCCTGGCCGAAGGTGCTCGAAGAGGTCCAGGCCGACACCAAGGCCGAGGCCGAGGAGGTCCGCGCGGCGGGTGGGCTGTACGTGCTCGGCACGGAGCGGCACGAGTCGCGCCGGATCGACAACCAGCTCCGCGGTCGTTCCGGCCGTCAGGGCGACCCGGGCGAGTCCCGGTTCTACCTGTCGCTCGGTGACGAGCTCATGCGCCGCTTCAACGCCACGATGGTCGAGCGGGTCATGACCACCATGCGGCTGCCGGACGACGTGCCGATCGAGCACAAGATGGTCTCCAAGGCGATCAAGAGCGCTCAGACGCAGGTCGAGCAGCAGAACATGGAGATCCGCAAGAACGTCCTCAAGTACGACGAGGTCATGAACGAGCAGCGCAAGGTGATCTACGCCGAGCGTCTGCGCGTCCTCGAAGGCGAGGACCTGCGCGAGCAGATCGAGCACATGCTGGTCGACGTCATCAACGCGTACGTCACCGAAGAGACCTCCACGGGCTACTCCGAGGACTGGGACCACGAGAAGCTGTGGACGGCGTTGAAGCAGCTGTACCCGGTCAAGGTCACCTGGGAAGAGCTCACCGAGGACGACGACCTCGACGCCGACAAGCTTCGTGAGGCGTTGCTCGAAGACGCCCACCGCGCGTACGACGAGCGCGAAGCCGAGATCGACGCGAAGGTCGGCGAAGGCGCGATGCGCAGCCTGGAGCGCCAGGTGATGCTCACCGTGCTCGACCGCAAGTGGCGTGAGCACCTCTATGAGATGGACTATCTCAAGGAGGGCATCGGCATGCGGGCCCTGGCGCAGCGCGACCCGGTCATCGAGTACCAGCGCGAGGGCTACGACATGTTCCGCGCGATGCTGGAGTCGCTGAAGGAGGAGGCCGTCGGTTTCCTGTTCAACCTCCAGGTCGAGCAGGCCGAGCCCACCACCCCGGCGCCGGAGTCGGCGTCCGCGCTGCCCGCCGGTGTCGGCTCCGGGAACGGCCAGGCCGCCAACGGCGACGGACGGCACGCCCGCCCGACGCCTCCGCAGGCGCCGGCGACCGACACCGAGTCCGTGCCGTCCGCCTTGCGGGGCAAGGGACTCGGCGGCGGTTCGCGGTCCGGGCTGACGATGTCGGGCCCGTCCGAGGACGGTGGCGTCGAGTCGCATTCGGACAGTGCCGGCAGTGCCGGTGGCGACCAGAGCGGAACCCGCCGGGAGCGCCGCGCCGCGCAGCGCGCCTCCCAGAAGAAGGGCAAGAAGGGCCCGCGCCGCTAA
- a CDS encoding Rv3235 family protein, with product MKSYVLRRLEPCEPPYRVAGRPDGLVHRAAAPDNQLVLDLPLFGEAVVEEPRPRPDTPDGRQVGRLLTTILEACDGRRPAVQVRPILDPALHSALLDSGRRRLSGGYRPKSVHLGHPADGVVEACATVEQNGRCLALAARFERTPSGWVCTRFHLLKPPRRVSALAA from the coding sequence ATGAAGTCGTACGTACTGAGACGGCTTGAACCGTGTGAGCCGCCGTACCGGGTCGCCGGCAGGCCGGACGGCCTGGTGCACCGGGCCGCGGCGCCGGACAACCAGCTCGTGCTGGACCTGCCGCTGTTCGGCGAAGCCGTCGTGGAGGAACCACGGCCGCGACCGGACACCCCCGACGGCCGGCAGGTCGGCAGGCTCCTGACCACCATCCTCGAAGCCTGTGACGGGCGCCGTCCCGCGGTCCAGGTGCGGCCCATCCTCGACCCGGCTCTGCACAGCGCGCTGCTCGACAGCGGCCGCCGCCGTCTCTCGGGCGGCTACCGGCCGAAGTCGGTCCACCTGGGGCATCCGGCGGACGGCGTCGTCGAAGCCTGCGCGACCGTCGAACAGAACGGACGCTGCCTCGCGCTGGCCGCCCGCTTCGAGCGGACGCCGTCGGGCTGGGTGTGCACCCGCTTCCACCTGCTGAAGCCGCCGAGACGGGTCTCCGCGCTCGCGGCCTGA
- a CDS encoding HAD-IA family hydrolase yields MYGGPVLKGLVIDYVGVLTDAGADELYAFLRAARERGIKTALLSNAPGASDEAKRSLGPFFDALVFSGEVGVAKPEREVYLLTAGLLDLPAGRCVFVDDAAHNVRAAVAAGMAGVHHTSVEETLTELSVLFPAP; encoded by the coding sequence GTGTACGGTGGGCCCGTGCTGAAAGGGCTGGTCATCGACTACGTCGGGGTGCTCACGGACGCCGGCGCGGACGAGCTGTACGCCTTCCTGCGGGCGGCGAGGGAGCGCGGCATCAAAACGGCCTTGCTCTCGAACGCTCCCGGCGCCTCCGACGAGGCCAAGCGGTCACTCGGCCCGTTCTTCGACGCGCTCGTCTTCTCCGGTGAGGTCGGCGTGGCCAAACCCGAACGCGAGGTCTACCTGCTCACCGCGGGACTGCTCGACCTGCCCGCCGGCCGGTGCGTGTTCGTCGACGACGCCGCGCACAACGTCCGCGCGGCGGTGGCGGCCGGGATGGCGGGAGTGCACCACACCTCGGTCGAGGAGACGCTGACCGAGCTCAGCGTCTTGTTCCCGGCGCCTTAG
- a CDS encoding RNA methyltransferase, giving the protein MGDESVISPKDRFLTVYGRKPVLEALDDAALEVDKVILADTVRGPNAAEIQRAAKAAGVPVQRASAHRVKVLAGNGKQDQGVLADVVAPRMRSLHAALSDGRPPSRVLLLDGITTPANVGMILRTATAAGLDGVVVPRRGVAALDPMVVKASAGVAFRAPVLRCGSAREAAEMLTEAGYGIFALGASARSSVFDVELPQRAAFVLGGETNGVGAEVGELVTEWVSIPMPGEVESLNVSAAAAVLSFELVRRAKAPGTRR; this is encoded by the coding sequence GTGGGTGATGAGTCGGTGATCTCGCCGAAGGACCGGTTCCTGACGGTGTACGGGCGCAAACCGGTGCTCGAGGCCTTGGACGACGCGGCGCTCGAGGTGGACAAGGTGATCCTCGCCGACACGGTGCGAGGGCCGAACGCGGCCGAGATCCAGCGTGCCGCCAAGGCCGCCGGGGTACCGGTGCAGCGCGCGAGCGCCCATCGCGTGAAGGTGCTGGCCGGCAACGGCAAACAGGACCAGGGCGTGCTGGCCGACGTCGTCGCCCCGCGGATGCGCTCCCTGCACGCGGCCCTGTCCGACGGCAGGCCGCCGTCGCGGGTGCTGCTGCTCGACGGCATCACCACCCCGGCGAACGTCGGGATGATCCTGCGCACGGCGACCGCGGCCGGGCTGGACGGGGTCGTGGTACCGCGGCGCGGCGTCGCCGCCCTCGACCCGATGGTGGTCAAGGCTTCGGCCGGGGTCGCGTTCCGCGCGCCGGTGCTGCGATGCGGCAGCGCGCGCGAGGCGGCCGAGATGCTCACCGAAGCCGGCTACGGGATCTTCGCGCTGGGCGCTTCCGCCCGGAGCTCGGTGTTCGACGTCGAGCTGCCGCAGCGCGCGGCCTTCGTGCTGGGCGGGGAGACGAACGGCGTCGGCGCCGAGGTCGGCGAGCTGGTCACGGAGTGGGTGTCGATCCCGATGCCGGGCGAGGTCGAGTCGCTGAACGTCTCGGCCGCCGCGGCGGTGCTGTCCTTCGAGCTGGTGCGGCGCGCTAAGGCGCCGGGAACAAGACGCTGA
- a CDS encoding wax ester/triacylglycerol synthase family O-acyltransferase: MPDRLSALDASFLYVEDHSTPMHVGGVAIFERPRDGFTHEQLLDLIGQRLAFLPRYRQRVLEVPGHLARPVWVDDVDFDLNYHVRRSALPQPGSDGQLFDLVARLMSRRLDPGRPLWEAYFVEGLAGDRVALVTKTHQSVVDGIGTIELGQLILDATPQEPEPFDDTWQPRREPSRTQLILDAVAETVQRPTELVENVRSIAHDATAMAGKVTETVGDVASALKTMVNPAPSGPLNVRTSGGRMFAVVRTRLEDFRKVRAAHGGTVNDVVLAAITGALREWLLSRGSNLTATTTVRALVPMAVRDAETAEFSTPALVGNQVDAYLVDLPVGEPNAVLRLQHIGHAMADHLDSGRSVAARGLLTVGGFAPATLHSLGARAAGSMSGRIFNVLITNSPGPQVPLYAGQAKMVEMFPVMPLVRNQALAIGVTSYHGGVYFGLNGDRKAVSDVDLLAGMIEESLEELKGAHW; the protein is encoded by the coding sequence ATGCCCGACCGCCTCTCCGCGCTGGACGCCTCGTTCCTGTACGTGGAAGACCACTCGACCCCGATGCACGTCGGCGGTGTGGCGATCTTCGAGCGGCCGCGCGACGGCTTCACCCACGAGCAGCTGCTGGACCTGATCGGGCAGCGCCTCGCCTTCCTGCCGCGTTACCGGCAGCGCGTGCTGGAGGTGCCGGGGCATCTCGCCAGGCCGGTGTGGGTCGACGACGTCGACTTCGACCTGAACTACCACGTCCGCCGGTCCGCGCTGCCGCAGCCGGGTTCCGACGGCCAGCTGTTCGACCTCGTGGCGCGGCTGATGTCGCGGCGGCTCGACCCGGGAAGGCCGCTCTGGGAGGCGTATTTCGTCGAGGGCCTCGCGGGCGACCGCGTCGCGCTGGTGACCAAGACGCATCAGTCCGTCGTGGACGGGATTGGCACCATCGAGCTCGGGCAGCTGATCCTCGACGCCACCCCGCAGGAGCCGGAGCCCTTCGACGACACCTGGCAGCCCCGCCGGGAACCGAGCCGTACGCAGCTGATCCTCGACGCGGTCGCCGAGACCGTGCAGCGGCCGACGGAGCTGGTGGAGAACGTCCGTTCCATCGCCCACGACGCCACCGCGATGGCGGGCAAGGTCACCGAAACGGTCGGTGACGTCGCGTCGGCGCTGAAGACCATGGTGAATCCGGCGCCGTCCGGGCCGCTCAACGTCCGCACCTCGGGCGGCCGCATGTTCGCCGTGGTCCGTACGCGGCTGGAGGATTTCCGCAAGGTCCGCGCCGCGCACGGCGGGACGGTCAACGACGTCGTGCTCGCCGCGATCACCGGCGCGCTGCGGGAATGGCTGCTCTCCCGCGGCTCGAACCTGACCGCGACGACCACCGTGCGCGCGCTGGTGCCGATGGCCGTCCGCGACGCCGAGACGGCCGAGTTCTCGACGCCGGCACTGGTCGGGAACCAGGTCGACGCCTATCTGGTCGATCTCCCGGTCGGGGAGCCGAACGCGGTCCTGCGGCTGCAGCACATCGGCCACGCGATGGCGGACCACCTCGACTCCGGCCGTTCGGTCGCCGCGCGCGGGCTGCTGACGGTCGGCGGTTTCGCCCCGGCGACGCTGCATTCGCTGGGCGCGCGGGCGGCCGGGTCTATGTCGGGGCGCATTTTCAACGTGCTGATCACCAACTCACCGGGCCCGCAGGTGCCGCTCTACGCGGGACAGGCGAAGATGGTGGAGATGTTCCCGGTCATGCCGCTGGTGCGCAATCAGGCGCTGGCGATCGGGGTCACCTCGTATCACGGCGGTGTCTACTTCGGACTGAACGGCGACCGCAAGGCCGTGTCCGATGTGGACCTGCTCGCCGGGATGATCGAGGAATCGTTGGAAGAGCTGAAGGGTGCGCACTGGTGA